Proteins from one Thioflavicoccus mobilis 8321 genomic window:
- a CDS encoding V-type ATP synthase subunit F: MSGDTDQGSTTRMIFCGENSLAEGLRLIGFETHPDPAPADLERILRGLIRERANAFVLVDDRLMQSRTPALRQVLDEGGRIVVMAIPPLAGPVRLTSWVADRLQALFGPSTLDTQERK, translated from the coding sequence ATGAGCGGCGACACCGACCAGGGTTCGACGACCCGGATGATCTTCTGCGGCGAGAACAGCCTCGCCGAGGGGCTGCGCCTGATCGGCTTCGAGACCCACCCGGACCCGGCCCCCGCCGACCTCGAGCGGATCCTACGCGGGCTGATCCGCGAGCGTGCCAACGCCTTCGTCCTCGTCGACGACCGTTTGATGCAATCCCGCACCCCGGCGCTGCGCCAGGTCCTCGACGAAGGTGGGCGCATCGTCGTCATGGCCATCCCGCCACTCGCCGGACCTGTGCGGCTGACGAGCTGGGTCGCCGACCGCCTCCAGGCCCTGTTCGGTCCGTCCACTCTCGACACCCAGGAGCGAAAGTGA